One segment of Sesamum indicum cultivar Zhongzhi No. 13 linkage group LG4, S_indicum_v1.0, whole genome shotgun sequence DNA contains the following:
- the LOC105159963 gene encoding uncharacterized protein LOC105159963 isoform X2, with protein MAVTLYTSFTRSSISTVRLSPKLYSPVRTHFQLSPGLRFSPLTHALKLRITSTRGFCTVCCYKNNTPQESSKKDSGLNWRILKRWDVPWNWQTISLTSLACGLSFVLTGLIEAVALQYSGLNIEELSLDQKAEILLADQGIATIVVLAVLYSLTKSFSPLPDDIYRYDWREPFNLEKGWLLWAGIGLGGALAAIAVTGVAMSFLNGEPPQRETDALVRLLPLIGSSSIRLPTPLSVLVSAAVFAAAHLTPGEFPQLFVLGTALGFSYAQTRNLLTPIMIHASWNSGVIVLLTFLQLQGYDIKELLQAY; from the exons atggCCGTCACTTTATACACATCATTTACTCGTTCCTCAATCTCCACTGTTCGTCTTTCCCCAAAACTTTATTCGCCCGTTAGAACCCATTTTCAATTGTCTCCAGGGCTCCGATTTTCGCCATTAACGCATGCTCTGAAGCTTAGAATCACAAGCACGAGGGGATTCTGTACTGTTTGCTGTTACAAGAACAATACCCCTCAAGAATCTAGTAAAAAA GATAGTGGGTTAAATTGGCGAATATTGAAAAGGTGGGATGTGCCATGGAATTGGCAAACAATCTCTTTGACCTCACTTGCATGTGGATTGAG TTTTGTTTTGACAGGATTAATTGAGGCAGTAGCACTACAATATTCAGGGCTTAATATTGAAGAGTTAAGTTTGGATCAGAAGGCAGAAATTTTGTTAGCTGATCAAGG CATTGCAACTATAGTGGTTCTTGCAGTCCTGTATAGTCTGACAAAGTCATTCTCTCCCCTTCCTGATGACATATATCGCTATG ATTGGAGGGAACCTTTCAATCTTGAGAAAGGTTGGCTGTTATGGGCTGGAATAGGTCTTGGTGGAGCCCTGGCTGCCATTGCTGTAACAGGAGTTGCAATGTCTTTTCTCAACGGTGAGCCTCCACAGAGAGAG ACTGATGCTCTTGTGCGGTTGCTTCCGTTGATTGGATCTTCAAGTATCAG GTTGCCGACACCACTTTCTGTACTTGTCAGTGCTGCCGTATTTGCAGCAGCACATCTCACTCCTGGAGAATTTCCACAGCTGTTTGTTCTTG GAACTGCTTTGGGATTTTCTTACGCTCAGACGCGCAACCTGCTAACACCAATCATGATTCATGCCTCTTGGAACTCGGGAGTTATCGTGCTTCTCACCTTCCTTCAG CTCCAAGGATACGATATCAAGGAATTGTTGCAAGCGTACTGA
- the LOC105159963 gene encoding uncharacterized protein LOC105159963 isoform X1, translating to MAVTLYTSFTRSSISTVRLSPKLYSPVRTHFQLSPGLRFSPLTHALKLRITSTRGFCTVCCYKNNTPQESSKKDSGLNWRILKRWDVPWNWQTISLTSLACGLSFVLTGLIEAVALQYSGLNIEELSLDQKAEILLADQGIATIVVLAVLYSLTKSFSPLPDDIYRYDWREPFNLEKGWLLWAGIGLGGALAAIAVTGVAMSFLNGEPPQRETDALVRLLPLIGSSSISTASLLGITGILAPILEETVFRGFFMVSLTKWLPTPLSVLVSAAVFAAAHLTPGEFPQLFVLGTALGFSYAQTRNLLTPIMIHASWNSGVIVLLTFLQLQGYDIKELLQAY from the exons atggCCGTCACTTTATACACATCATTTACTCGTTCCTCAATCTCCACTGTTCGTCTTTCCCCAAAACTTTATTCGCCCGTTAGAACCCATTTTCAATTGTCTCCAGGGCTCCGATTTTCGCCATTAACGCATGCTCTGAAGCTTAGAATCACAAGCACGAGGGGATTCTGTACTGTTTGCTGTTACAAGAACAATACCCCTCAAGAATCTAGTAAAAAA GATAGTGGGTTAAATTGGCGAATATTGAAAAGGTGGGATGTGCCATGGAATTGGCAAACAATCTCTTTGACCTCACTTGCATGTGGATTGAG TTTTGTTTTGACAGGATTAATTGAGGCAGTAGCACTACAATATTCAGGGCTTAATATTGAAGAGTTAAGTTTGGATCAGAAGGCAGAAATTTTGTTAGCTGATCAAGG CATTGCAACTATAGTGGTTCTTGCAGTCCTGTATAGTCTGACAAAGTCATTCTCTCCCCTTCCTGATGACATATATCGCTATG ATTGGAGGGAACCTTTCAATCTTGAGAAAGGTTGGCTGTTATGGGCTGGAATAGGTCTTGGTGGAGCCCTGGCTGCCATTGCTGTAACAGGAGTTGCAATGTCTTTTCTCAACGGTGAGCCTCCACAGAGAGAG ACTGATGCTCTTGTGCGGTTGCTTCCGTTGATTGGATCTTCAAGTATCAG cacTGCCTCCTTGTTGGGGATCACAGGCATACTTGCTCCCATTCTCGAGGAGACTGTCTTTCGAGGATTTTTTATGGTGTCCCTGACTAAATG GTTGCCGACACCACTTTCTGTACTTGTCAGTGCTGCCGTATTTGCAGCAGCACATCTCACTCCTGGAGAATTTCCACAGCTGTTTGTTCTTG GAACTGCTTTGGGATTTTCTTACGCTCAGACGCGCAACCTGCTAACACCAATCATGATTCATGCCTCTTGGAACTCGGGAGTTATCGTGCTTCTCACCTTCCTTCAG CTCCAAGGATACGATATCAAGGAATTGTTGCAAGCGTACTGA
- the LOC105160065 gene encoding putative NAC domain-containing protein 94, which translates to MEDEYKNECDKIDEVMLPGFRFHPTDEELVGFYLTRKIQQKPLSIELIKQLDIYKYDPWDLPKLAISGEKEWYFYCPRDRKYRNSARPNRVTGAGFWKATGTDRPIYASEDSKCIGLKKSLVFYKGRAAKGIKTDWMMHEFRLPSDSVSHNKRYLEQNIPANEAWAICRIFKKAKSTTRALSHSWVSPVLDTTNASTTTNMIDPINVASDIQFTGNTLIANKSITNSTLQFGFCNEIEHSSVTSFSPLPFPVSVSSGDQHDLTPSYNTFSSNETCELAASKCDINLDASSLLLDMSNSMSGDLMKGSYNVDFSMFGVAHEEVVLMQGNLGHGSEVEVLEKGQHSGLGQLVDEQWETIRSMNMGFPNYRLPLSLGTDHIWKSSLLWGSSPCP; encoded by the exons atggaggaTGAGTACAAAAATGAATGTGATAAAATAGATGAGGTGATGCTGCCAGGGTTCAGATTTCATCCCACTGATGAAGAACTTGTAGGGTTTTATCTGACAAGGAAGATTCAGCAGAAACCTCTCTCCATTGAACTCATCAAGCAACTCGACATCTATAAATATGATCCTTGGGATCTCCCAA AGTTGGCAATCTCTGGGGAGAAAGAATGGTATTTCTACTGCCCAAGGGACCGAAAGTATAGAAACAGCGCACGGCCTAACCGAGTAACTGGAGCTGGATTCTGGAAAGCCACGGGAACCGACAGGCCAATCTACGCTTCCGAAGATTCAAAATGCATTGGGTTGAAGAAATCACTTGTTTTCTACAAAGGTAGAGCCGCAAAAGGAATAAAGACTGATTGGAtgatgcatgagtttagactTCCGTCGGACTCAGTCTCACATAATAAGAGATATTTGGAACAAAACATCCCTGCAAAC GAGGCATGGGCAATATgtagaattttcaagaaagctAAATCGACTACACGGGCTCTCTCTCATTCTTGGGTTTCGCCGGTTCTTGATACTACCAATGCTTCTACTACAACGAACATGATCGACCCCATTAACGTAGCTAGCGATATTCAGTTCACTGGCAATACCTTGATAGCAAACAAGAGTATAACTAACTCAACCCTCCAATTCGGTTTCTGCAACGAGATAGAGCATTCGTCCGTTACAAGTTTCTCCCCTCTACCATTTCCAGTTTCAGTTTCAAGTGGAGATCAGCATGACCTGACCCCAAGCTACAATACATTTTCATCCAATGAAACTTGTGAACTTGCAGCCTCAAAATGTGACATCAATCTTGATGCATCTTCATTGTTGCTTGACATGTCAAATTCCATGTCAGGAGATCTTATGAAGGGCTCATACAATGTGGATTTTAGTATGTTTGGAGTGGCTCATGAGGAAGTAGTATTAATGCAAGGAAATCTCGGACATGGATCAGAAGTGGAAGTGTTGGAAAAAGGACAGCATAGTGGTTTGGGACAATTAGTAGATGAACAGTGGGAGACAATAAGGTCTATGAATATGGGGTTTCCTAATTATAGGTTACCATTGAGTTTGGGTACTGATCATATATGGAAATCAAGTTTGCTGTGGGGTTCTTCTCCTTGTCCCTAG
- the LOC105160066 gene encoding zinc-finger homeodomain protein 10-like, translating to MGMLKACGCHRNFHRRDLPDYPPTPSFLAFRNPKRSSLSPSPPPPPPPFQHRPYQLFTLSTEAAAEDHHQDPETPKAEHPVGRKRSRTKFSQEQKEKMHSFSEKVGWKLHKSDEAAVEEFCRQVGVAKGVLRVWMHNNKTTFGRKATKISSSSSSRNEESRKTDNRSGVD from the coding sequence CCTGCGGCTGCCACCGCAACTTCCACCGCCGCGACCTGCCCGATTACCCTCCCACCCCATCATTTCTCGCTTTCCGAAATCCCAAACGGTCTTCTCTTTCACCCTCtccgccaccaccaccaccaccatttCAACACAGACCCTACCAGCTGTTTACGCTCAGCACTGAGGCCGCGGCGGAGGACCACCACCAGGATCCGGAGACGCCGAAGGCGGAGCACCCAGTTGGCAGAAAACGGTCCAGAACTAAATTCAGCCAAGAAcagaaggaaaaaatgcatTCTTTCTCGGAGAAGGTGGGGTGGAAACTGCACAAGTCCGATGAAGCGGCGGTGGAAGAATTCTGCCGCCAAGTTGGGGTTGCAAAAGGGGTGCTCAGAGTTTGGATGCACAACAACAAGACCACGTTTGGCAGAAAAGCAACTAAgatcagcagcagcagcagcagcagaaaTGAAGAAAGTAGAAAGACCGATAATCGCAGTGGagttgattga